From the genome of Candidatus Hydrogenedentota bacterium:
CCCCTATACCGTGCGTATCGTATCGGATATTACTGAAAGTAACGGTTCCAGTTCGATGGCTACCGTTTGCGGTGGTTCACTCAGCATGATGGACGCCGGTATTCCGATCAAAGCGCCTGTCGCCGGCATTGCCATGGGCCTGATCAAAGAAGAGGACGAAATTCGTATTCTCTCCGATATCCTTGGCGACGAAGATCATATGGGCGACATGGACTTTAAAGTCTGTGGTACCGCCCAAGGAATCACCGCTTTCCAAATGGACACCAAAGTGAAAGGTCTTTCACGCAAAGTGATGGAAGACGCTTTGGAGCAGGCACGCCGCGGACGAGAGCATATTCTGGGAGAAATGAACAAGGCCTTAGACGCGCCCCGCCCCGATATTTCACCCTTTGCACCGCGTATCTTCACCATCAAAATTAATCCCGACAAGATCCGTGAAGTCATTGGACCCGGCGGCAAAGTGATCCGTCAGATCCAAGCTGAAACGGGAGCGGAAATTGAAATTGATGATGACGGCACGGTCAGCATCGCTGCCACCGATAAAGTTGCCGCTGATGCAGCCATCGAATTGATTCAAGAAATTGTTGCTGATGTAGAGGTTGGCAAAATTTATACGGGCCGCGTAACGCGGATCATGAATTTTGGCGCGTTCTGTACCGTTATCGGCAA
Proteins encoded in this window:
- a CDS encoding S1 RNA-binding domain-containing protein gives rise to the protein PYTVRIVSDITESNGSSSMATVCGGSLSMMDAGIPIKAPVAGIAMGLIKEEDEIRILSDILGDEDHMGDMDFKVCGTAQGITAFQMDTKVKGLSRKVMEDALEQARRGREHILGEMNKALDAPRPDISPFAPRIFTIKINPDKIREVIGPGGKVIRQIQAETGAEIEIDDDGTVSIAATDKVAADAAIELIQEIVADVEVGKIYTGRVTRIMNFGAFCTVIGNKEGMIHISELADYRVNNVTDILDVGDEVTFKVIEIDQMGRVNLSKIAADRELGTVEPAPEGYQSNPPQGGGGNRPRRDDRRGGKNDRNNNRSGRDRDRGRNR